One Yoonia sp. BS5-3 genomic window carries:
- a CDS encoding ATPase, which translates to MIYESASDWRNAPQKRVLLFAMSGLGKTYLSKMLRDTGDWFHYSIDYRIGTRYMGEKIADNAKREAMKVPFLRELLRSNSIYIGSNISFDDLKPMSSYLGKPGDPAKGGLAWDEYTMRQDQFQAAEVAALYDTGSFIDRAVDLYQYPNFICDTGGSICEWVNADDPNDPILRDLSAKTLMVWIEGTDAHTAELIRRFDKEPKPMSYDPAFLLGTWQAYLTAFDVAPDQVDPDDFIRWAFAKALAHRQPRYKAMADKWGITVPQDAVAKVKDTEGFVGMIADALEMRG; encoded by the coding sequence ATGATCTATGAATCCGCCTCCGATTGGCGCAATGCGCCGCAGAAACGTGTCTTGCTTTTTGCCATGTCTGGTCTGGGTAAGACCTATCTGTCAAAAATGCTGCGCGATACGGGCGATTGGTTTCATTACTCAATCGATTACCGGATCGGCACGCGGTATATGGGTGAAAAGATCGCCGATAACGCCAAACGCGAGGCGATGAAAGTCCCGTTCCTGCGCGAATTGCTGCGGTCAAATTCTATCTATATCGGGTCGAATATCTCATTTGACGATCTTAAGCCGATGTCGTCCTATCTGGGCAAACCAGGCGATCCGGCCAAGGGCGGGCTGGCCTGGGATGAATATACCATGCGGCAGGATCAATTTCAGGCGGCCGAAGTCGCGGCGCTTTATGATACGGGGTCTTTCATCGATCGGGCTGTGGATCTGTACCAATATCCCAACTTCATCTGCGACACCGGCGGATCAATCTGCGAATGGGTCAATGCGGATGACCCAAATGATCCGATCTTGCGGGATCTGTCTGCCAAAACCCTGATGGTTTGGATCGAAGGGACCGATGCGCATACTGCCGAGCTGATCCGGCGCTTTGATAAAGAGCCAAAACCAATGTCCTATGATCCGGCATTCCTGCTCGGGACATGGCAGGCCTATCTGACCGCATTTGACGTGGCGCCCGATCAGGTGGACCCAGATGATTTCATCCGCTGGGCCTTTGCCAAGGCGCTGGCGCATCGGCAGCCGCGCTATAAGGCAATGGCTGATAAATGGGGGATTACTGTGCCGCAAGACGCTGTGGCAAAGGTCAAAGATACGGAGGGCTTTGTTGGCATGATCGCTGACGCCCTTGAGATGCGCGGCTGA
- a CDS encoding DUF3500 domain-containing protein has product MKLKLLAGVIVVGAGAYFGYSQLMGGGPPVDERLGNTSILMGSVEIPASADSCDGDEGYARMLCLIDLLKADVSDEIMANLQLDYSVSEAQNWSNLPAGAFPARPGVYLGEFSSDQLGLVKAILIAAAGEADNEGFDEMVQTLNADDYIGTVSDDTKAGYSSYNSKFAFLGTPGNSGTWQLYYGGHHFAFANTYTDGVIAGATPSFRGIEPFPSFEMNDRENVPLTQERDAFAALLNALSADQQAAATLEGTYRDIIAGPQSDDAIPDAQEGLAVSELDAAQQALLLAAVATYVGDINAEDAATYMAKYIAELPDTVLGFSGTPDMNSEDDYVRIHGPSLWIEFSLQSNKSTGEDGNHPHSVWRDQTDDYGGNL; this is encoded by the coding sequence GTGAAACTGAAACTCTTGGCTGGTGTCATTGTCGTCGGGGCTGGCGCCTATTTTGGATATAGTCAGCTCATGGGCGGCGGACCGCCGGTTGATGAACGGCTTGGCAACACAAGCATTCTGATGGGGTCGGTCGAAATCCCAGCTTCAGCCGATAGCTGTGATGGGGATGAAGGCTATGCCCGGATGCTCTGCCTTATCGATCTGCTCAAAGCCGATGTATCCGATGAGATCATGGCCAATCTGCAGTTGGATTATTCTGTAAGCGAGGCCCAAAATTGGAGCAACCTGCCCGCTGGCGCCTTTCCGGCCCGGCCCGGGGTCTATCTTGGTGAATTCAGCAGCGATCAGCTTGGCCTCGTCAAAGCGATCTTGATTGCGGCCGCAGGCGAGGCTGACAATGAAGGCTTCGACGAAATGGTGCAGACCCTCAATGCGGATGATTACATCGGCACGGTCAGCGATGATACCAAGGCGGGCTATTCCTCATATAACTCCAAATTCGCGTTTCTTGGAACGCCCGGCAATAGCGGTACCTGGCAGCTTTACTATGGTGGGCACCATTTCGCCTTTGCCAATACGTATACAGATGGGGTCATCGCCGGGGCGACGCCATCTTTCCGCGGGATCGAACCTTTCCCCAGCTTTGAGATGAACGACCGCGAAAACGTACCTTTGACCCAAGAGCGCGACGCATTTGCAGCGCTTTTGAACGCGCTCAGCGCTGATCAACAAGCCGCAGCGACTCTGGAAGGGACCTATCGGGACATCATTGCAGGTCCGCAAAGCGATGACGCGATCCCTGATGCGCAAGAAGGGCTTGCGGTCTCTGAACTCGATGCTGCGCAACAGGCCTTGCTGCTTGCGGCTGTTGCAACCTATGTGGGCGATATCAATGCAGAGGATGCGGCCACCTATATGGCCAAATACATCGCCGAACTGCCTGATACAGTGCTCGGGTTTTCGGGCACGCCCGATATGAACAGCGAAGATGATTATGTGCGCATCCATGGGCCCTCGCTCTGGATCGAATTTTCGCTGCAATCAAACAAATCCACCGGTGAAGACGGCAACCATCCCCACTCGGTCTGGCGCGACCAGACTGACGATTACGGTGGTAATCTTTGA
- a CDS encoding YHS domain-containing (seleno)protein: MSIRRRTLIIAAPAAGLLAPAAFAATPQIYAENGIVVDGSDVVAYFDQQGPVAGDPSITYEYLGATWHFANSANRDLFAANPVAYAPQYGGYCAFAISRGYTAPTDPRAWSIVDDKLYLNYSRRIRRRWEQDIPGNIAAGDANWPAVLDA; this comes from the coding sequence ATGTCGATTAGACGCCGCACCCTGATCATTGCCGCACCAGCCGCCGGGCTTTTGGCACCGGCCGCCTTTGCTGCGACGCCGCAAATCTATGCCGAAAATGGCATTGTTGTGGATGGCAGCGACGTCGTGGCCTATTTTGATCAGCAGGGTCCCGTCGCGGGTGATCCGTCGATTACGTATGAGTATCTGGGCGCTACCTGGCATTTTGCAAACAGCGCCAACCGCGATCTGTTTGCCGCCAACCCTGTTGCATACGCACCCCAATACGGCGGCTATTGCGCATTTGCCATCAGCCGCGGTTACACCGCACCAACCGATCCCCGTGCCTGGTCGATTGTGGATGATAAACTCTACCTCAATTACTCACGCCGGATCAGACGGCGCTGGGAACAGGATATTCCGGGCAATATTGCAGCTGGCGATGCAAACTGGCCAGCGGTGTTGGATGCATGA
- a CDS encoding Hint domain-containing protein, whose amino-acid sequence MPTTFTVFSLGVQADIDSDPATGSGDNDAENADDLTGLSFGGPGNPLFESAVTFSTGSGGFTGGTNNVYDQDNNPGENFRINGGPNQRFDAAAIYNATITYTDGTTATITAVIFQDVDGNTYWAPEFAPNADQAALEAKPIQSLTLDSVSGDTFSGLAGDRENWDFLTCYVSGTMIETDRGSRQIETLQIGDLVATQDHGYQPIRWIGCSRVKAHGKLAPIRIMAGALGPGCPSEDLLVSRQHRMLLRSKVCERMFGAKEILVPAIKLTALPGIFIDDSQEQVTYLHLMTDQHDVIYAAGAPSETMLNGPHAKEALDDAAKEELMAIFPDLWDTPPLPARPIQRDKRIAKLLMRHQKNKIPHVAQGMKESVTTLCET is encoded by the coding sequence GTGCCCACCACATTTACCGTCTTTTCGCTCGGCGTGCAGGCCGATATCGATTCTGATCCAGCAACAGGTTCCGGTGACAATGATGCCGAAAATGCGGATGATCTGACAGGTCTTAGCTTTGGTGGGCCGGGCAATCCCCTTTTCGAAAGCGCCGTTACATTTTCAACTGGGTCTGGCGGTTTTACGGGTGGAACGAACAACGTCTATGATCAGGATAACAACCCAGGCGAGAATTTTCGGATCAATGGCGGCCCCAACCAACGCTTTGATGCGGCCGCCATCTATAACGCAACTATAACCTATACTGACGGAACAACGGCCACGATCACGGCAGTCATCTTTCAGGATGTCGACGGCAATACATATTGGGCACCTGAGTTCGCACCCAATGCGGACCAGGCCGCGCTAGAGGCGAAGCCGATCCAATCGCTTACTTTGGACAGCGTTAGCGGTGATACTTTTTCAGGGCTGGCAGGTGACCGGGAAAATTGGGATTTTCTAACCTGCTATGTCTCAGGAACGATGATCGAAACAGATCGGGGATCGCGACAGATTGAGACGCTGCAAATCGGTGATCTGGTTGCGACCCAAGATCACGGGTATCAGCCGATCCGCTGGATAGGATGCAGCCGGGTCAAGGCACACGGCAAACTGGCCCCCATTCGGATTATGGCCGGTGCATTGGGGCCCGGTTGCCCGTCTGAGGATTTGCTTGTCTCGCGGCAACATCGCATGTTGCTACGCTCAAAGGTATGCGAACGGATGTTCGGCGCCAAGGAAATTCTTGTGCCTGCCATCAAACTGACCGCCCTGCCCGGTATCTTTATCGATGACAGCCAAGAACAGGTCACCTATCTACATCTGATGACCGATCAGCACGACGTGATCTATGCCGCCGGTGCCCCCAGCGAGACGATGTTGAACGGCCCCCACGCGAAAGAGGCGCTTGATGATGCCGCAAAAGAAGAGCTTATGGCGATTTTCCCGGACCTTTGGGACACACCCCCGCTGCCCGCGCGCCCCATTCAACGGGACAAGCGGATCGCCAAACTTCTGATGCGCCATCAGAAGAACAAGATACCGCATGTGGCGCAGGGCATGAAAGAATCAGTCACAACTCTGTGTGAGACCTAG
- a CDS encoding ricin-type beta-trefoil lectin domain protein yields MLKQKMATALIGTMLSAGAVHAEAVEIYLTDMLDNVQNGYCLDIARAQGTAANPDDGLQGHTCYSPSGSLGVDQAFDTAQFADGVLYMTEFDVCAEVSSTAAGTSIDLATCDGSSAQSFVFSGEGTITPASATDMCMTLAEDTRTGRSDANQIKVLSLESCSDAQAAYQNWSVRTAN; encoded by the coding sequence ATGCTGAAACAGAAAATGGCTACCGCCCTCATCGGAACCATGTTGTCAGCCGGCGCGGTGCATGCCGAAGCCGTTGAGATCTACCTGACCGACATGCTCGACAATGTCCAAAACGGCTATTGCCTTGATATCGCCCGCGCGCAAGGAACCGCCGCCAATCCGGATGATGGGCTGCAAGGGCACACATGCTACAGCCCATCAGGGTCGCTGGGCGTGGATCAGGCCTTTGACACGGCACAATTTGCGGATGGTGTGCTTTACATGACCGAATTTGACGTCTGCGCAGAGGTTTCATCAACAGCCGCAGGCACGTCAATTGATCTGGCCACATGTGACGGAAGTAGCGCACAATCCTTTGTCTTTTCGGGCGAAGGGACAATCACCCCCGCCTCAGCCACGGATATGTGCATGACTTTGGCCGAAGATACCCGGACGGGGCGTAGCGACGCCAACCAGATCAAGGTTCTGTCCTTGGAAAGCTGCAGCGATGCCCAGGCCGCCTATCAAAACTGGTCGGTGCGGACCGCCAACTAG
- the metA gene encoding homoserine O-succinyltransferase, whose translation MPIKLPSALPAYDVLSDEGVMVLDEDTAARQDIRPLRIALLNLMPKKIQTENQFARLIGATPLQIELSLIRMSEHQTKNTAAAHMEEFYQPFSAVTDQKFDGLIITGAPIEHLPFDEVTYWDELTQVFDWTQTNVHSTFGVCWGGMAMINYFHGVQKHILDHKAFGCFRHQNTAPASPYLRGFSDDCVIPVSRWTEMRQDEIDAATGLKTLITSDQSGPALVEDQQHRALYIFNHFEYDSGTLKQEYDRDIGEGTPINVPVNYYPDDDPTAEPQNRWRSHAHLLYGNWLNEIYQTTPYELEKIGTV comes from the coding sequence ATGCCAATCAAATTGCCCTCCGCCCTGCCCGCTTATGACGTCCTTTCTGATGAAGGTGTTATGGTGCTAGATGAAGACACCGCCGCAAGACAGGATATCCGCCCGCTGCGGATAGCGCTGCTGAACCTGATGCCCAAAAAGATCCAGACCGAGAACCAGTTCGCGCGGCTGATCGGGGCCACGCCATTGCAGATTGAACTGTCATTGATCCGCATGTCCGAGCATCAGACCAAGAATACAGCCGCCGCGCATATGGAAGAGTTTTATCAACCTTTTAGCGCGGTCACGGACCAGAAATTTGACGGGCTGATCATTACCGGCGCCCCGATCGAACATCTGCCCTTTGATGAGGTCACTTATTGGGATGAACTGACCCAGGTCTTTGACTGGACCCAGACGAATGTCCATTCGACCTTTGGTGTGTGCTGGGGCGGCATGGCGATGATCAACTATTTCCACGGGGTGCAAAAACATATCCTTGATCACAAGGCCTTTGGCTGCTTCCGGCACCAGAACACGGCCCCGGCCTCGCCCTATTTGCGCGGGTTCTCGGATGATTGCGTGATCCCGGTCAGCCGCTGGACGGAAATGCGCCAGGATGAAATCGACGCGGCAACGGGTCTGAAAACGCTGATCACAAGCGATCAATCCGGCCCGGCACTGGTTGAAGACCAGCAGCATCGCGCGCTCTATATTTTCAATCATTTTGAATATGATAGCGGCACGCTGAAACAGGAATATGACCGGGATATCGGCGAAGGAACGCCGATAAACGTACCTGTGAACTACTACCCTGATGACGATCCAACCGCAGAACCCCAGAATAGATGGCGCAGCCACGCGCATCTTCTTTATGGCAACTGGCTGAACGAGATTTATCAAACCACGCCATATGAGTTAGAGAAAATTGGGACTGTATAA